A stretch of Pirellulales bacterium DNA encodes these proteins:
- a CDS encoding alkyl sulfatase dimerization domain-containing protein, with the protein MNKLASSGLLNDPGTCGVPKDGFGPRVEAYGRVHCALDYDLANVGMIAVDGGFVVIDTASSLQTGREIRREFEKRAGGPPRAVIYTHSHPDHIGGADAFCDSGVPIWAQQGFAGELEVTQLMPAAHFTRGAKQSGAALPLDQVARDTIGPPFRLSGEPRPPIRFPTALLESRTSFEIGEVRIELHAAPGETHDHLFVWLPDERTLFAGDNIYRGFPNLYAIRGVPPRPVRQWIDSLDAMRRLDPAPEVMVLGHTETICGAREIHELLTVYRDAIARVHDSVVAGINAGRTPDELVEEIDLPRDLREHPYLQERYGTLRGAIRGIYCGYVGWFDGDAANLDPFTLKEVARQLVPLIGGPERVIGQIEAAESQGNVRWALWLAQVLLVGQPASKKLRRKKAELLERLAADCVNPLMKNWMRSDAELLRERQHLPDKPRINGATIAEIPVETLVRLMPSRLNPRRSANLSYTIGYEFTDTGKRFTFFVRSGIGEVAPGLDEQAEVVIRTTEADFKRILVAGEVRPLSAEFRMRVQLVAPKGGVLSRLKMLRALMRLRRCIVQP; encoded by the coding sequence ATGAATAAGCTCGCCTCTTCCGGATTGCTGAACGACCCTGGGACATGCGGGGTGCCGAAGGATGGGTTTGGGCCGCGGGTCGAGGCTTATGGGCGCGTCCATTGCGCTCTCGATTACGATTTGGCGAATGTCGGGATGATCGCGGTCGATGGCGGATTTGTCGTGATCGATACGGCATCGTCCCTGCAAACCGGGCGGGAAATCCGGCGGGAGTTCGAGAAACGGGCGGGCGGGCCGCCGCGGGCCGTGATTTATACGCACTCACATCCCGACCATATCGGTGGAGCGGATGCGTTCTGCGATTCGGGAGTCCCGATCTGGGCGCAGCAAGGATTTGCCGGCGAACTCGAAGTCACGCAGCTCATGCCAGCCGCCCATTTCACACGCGGCGCGAAGCAATCCGGGGCGGCGCTGCCGCTCGACCAGGTCGCGCGAGACACAATCGGGCCGCCGTTTCGATTGAGCGGCGAGCCGCGGCCGCCGATTCGGTTCCCGACTGCGTTGCTCGAGTCGCGCACCTCATTCGAGATCGGTGAAGTGCGGATCGAGTTGCATGCGGCGCCCGGTGAGACGCACGATCATCTGTTTGTCTGGCTCCCGGATGAGCGGACGCTATTCGCCGGCGACAATATCTACCGGGGGTTTCCAAATCTGTATGCGATCCGCGGAGTGCCGCCACGACCCGTGCGGCAATGGATCGATTCGCTCGATGCGATGCGCCGCCTCGATCCGGCGCCTGAAGTGATGGTGCTCGGGCACACGGAAACGATTTGCGGCGCGCGAGAGATCCACGAACTGCTCACCGTTTATCGCGACGCGATCGCGCGGGTGCACGATTCCGTCGTGGCGGGAATCAATGCCGGACGAACGCCGGATGAACTCGTCGAGGAAATCGACTTGCCGCGCGATCTGCGCGAGCATCCCTATTTGCAGGAGCGTTATGGCACGCTGCGCGGCGCCATTCGCGGAATCTACTGCGGATATGTCGGCTGGTTCGACGGCGATGCGGCCAATCTCGACCCGTTCACGCTCAAAGAGGTCGCCCGTCAGCTAGTTCCGCTCATCGGCGGCCCCGAGCGAGTGATCGGCCAGATCGAGGCGGCCGAATCACAAGGCAACGTCCGCTGGGCACTTTGGCTGGCTCAGGTATTGCTCGTTGGGCAGCCCGCGAGCAAGAAGCTACGGCGAAAGAAAGCTGAATTGCTCGAACGACTGGCGGCCGACTGCGTCAATCCGCTGATGAAGAACTGGATGCGCAGCGACGCCGAATTGCTCCGCGAGCGGCAGCACCTCCCCGACAAGCCGCGGATCAACGGCGCCACGATCGCCGAAATACCGGTCGAGACGCTCGTGCGACTGATGCCGTCTCGGCTCAATCCCCGGCGCTCCGCGAATCTGTCCTACACGATCGGCTACGAATTCACCGACACCGGAAAGCGATTCACGTTTTTTGTTCGCAGCGGAATTGGCGAGGTGGCGCCCGGCTTGGATGAGCAGGCCGAAGTCGTGATTCGCACAACCGAGGCCGATTTCAAGCGGATCCTGGTGGCCGGCGAAGTGCGGCCACTGTCGGCCGAGTTCCGCATGCGGGTGCAGCTCGTCGCGCCGAAGGG
- a CDS encoding UPF0175 family protein: MSITIQLPEHIEQQLRRDIGDLDQVAKEAALVEMYRQGKLTHHQLATALGLDRFETEALLKRHNVTEDLLTPEELGAQIANLRKLVSG; the protein is encoded by the coding sequence ATGTCCATCACCATCCAGCTTCCAGAGCACATCGAGCAGCAGCTTCGTCGAGACATCGGCGACCTCGATCAGGTGGCCAAGGAGGCTGCGTTGGTGGAGATGTACCGGCAGGGGAAGCTCACGCACCACCAGCTTGCGACGGCATTGGGTCTCGACCGCTTTGAAACGGAAGCACTGCTCAAGCGACACAACGTCACCGAAGACTTGTTGACGCCTGAGGAATTGGGCGCTCAAATTGCGAACTTGCGCAAACTTGTCAGCGGATGA
- a CDS encoding type II toxin-antitoxin system RelE/ParE family toxin — protein sequence MVEVFYEAAAREQFERLPGRIKARVFGIVERLARWPEVSGAKPLRGDLSGRYRIRTGDYRVQFRVEGNVLSIEKIGHRDRFYER from the coding sequence ATGGTCGAAGTGTTCTACGAAGCCGCGGCGCGGGAACAGTTCGAGCGGTTGCCGGGGCGGATCAAGGCCCGCGTGTTCGGCATCGTGGAGCGATTGGCTCGGTGGCCCGAAGTGAGCGGAGCGAAGCCATTGCGGGGCGATTTGTCGGGCCGGTATCGAATTCGCACCGGCGACTATCGCGTGCAGTTTCGCGTGGAAGGCAACGTCCTGTCGATCGAGAAGATCGGCCACCGCGATCGGTTCTACGAAAGGTGA
- a CDS encoding helix-turn-helix transcriptional regulator, with protein MSTLSQRLVIEGKRYILLREAEYESLCREAGRFENVPDDDLPALPKADRRGRVPAVEYSRVSLARDLIRQRKAAGLSQQQLADAARVRQETISRIESGKHSVTIKTWDKIFKALETAQRKKGK; from the coding sequence ATGTCCACACTGTCACAACGCTTGGTCATCGAAGGAAAGCGGTACATCCTCTTGCGGGAAGCCGAGTACGAATCCTTATGCCGAGAAGCGGGCCGGTTCGAGAATGTGCCCGACGATGACTTGCCCGCGCTACCCAAAGCCGACCGGCGGGGTCGCGTTCCGGCCGTCGAATATAGCCGCGTGTCGCTGGCCCGCGATTTGATTCGCCAGCGCAAGGCGGCCGGACTGTCGCAACAACAGCTAGCCGATGCGGCGCGGGTCCGGCAGGAAACCATCTCGCGGATCGAATCCGGCAAGCATAGCGTGACGATCAAGACTTGGGACAAGATTTTCAAGGCGCTGGAAACGGCGCAGCGCAAGAAAGGCAAGTGA
- the csrA gene encoding carbon storage regulator CsrA → MLVLSRKKNESIVINNDITIVVVEIRGDKVRLGVEAPKEVPVHRREVYDAIHRNSRADTHAPTEGAAPAENHSASEADSAG, encoded by the coding sequence ATGTTGGTTCTCTCCCGTAAGAAGAACGAAAGTATTGTCATTAATAATGACATCACGATCGTTGTCGTTGAAATCCGTGGGGATAAGGTTCGGCTTGGCGTGGAAGCGCCGAAGGAAGTGCCCGTGCATCGTCGCGAAGTATACGATGCGATTCATCGCAACTCCCGTGCCGACACACATGCTCCGACCGAAGGTGCTGCGCCCGCGGAAAACCATTCGGCCAGCGAAGCTGACTCGGCCGGCTGA